The Planctomycetota bacterium region AGACCCATAAGGCATGCGATGTCCGGTTGTTGATGCGAGACTGTCGCGGCCACCGATCCGGCTGAGTGATTCGGCATGACCCTTGTCTTGCCCCTCGCCCGTTTTCCGTCACACTGCCGGTGACATGGAACATGCCGATGGAGCGGTGAAGACGTTTGTGCTGGATACCAACGTGCTGCTGCACAACCCAGAAGCCCTGTTCGTCTTCGAGGACAACACAGTGGTGATCCCGTTCGTGGTGCTGGAAGAGCTCGACACGTTCAAGGGCAACAACGACGATCTGGGGCGTAACGCCCGGCAAGCGATCCGGCATCTGGACGAGATGCGCAAGAGCGGGCCGTTGGCCGAGGGGGTGCGGGTCGAACGGACCGGCGGGGTGGTCCAGGTGATGCTCAACCATGTCGAGCCGCAGCACCCGGCGCTTCGGCTGGATAGCCCCGACAACCGCATCATTAACGTCGCGGCCAACCTCAAGGTCGAGGGCCGCACCGTCGTGCTGGTGTCGAAGGACATCAACTGCCGCGTCAAAGCCACGGCGCTCGGGCTGGTCGCCCAGGACTTCCAGAACCAAAAGGTCGACTTTGACCACCTATACACCGGCTACCGCGACCTGACCGTTGCCCGGCAGTTCATCGATCAGCTTTTCAAGAACGATGACGGTGTCGCGCTGCCCGACGGTTCGACCGAGACGCCGCTCAATGCGAATGAGTTCGTCCTGCTCCACAACGCCGAAGATGAGCAGCACACCGCGCTGGCTCGCTTCGATGGCGAAACTCAGGTGCTGCGGCCCGTTCGGAACAAACGGAGCAACATCTTCGGTATCGCCCCGCGGAACCTGCAGCAGACGATGGCGTTCGACCTGCTCATGGACGACCGGGTGAAGTTGGTGACACTCCTCGGCAACGCGGGTACGGGCAAGACGCTGCTCGCGCTCGCTGCCGGTATGGACAAGACGCTCAACGCTGGCGTCTACGAAAAGCTCCTCGTCGCTCGGCCGATCATGCCCATGGGCAAGGACATCGGCTACCTGCCCGGCGACAAGGACGAGAAGCTCGCCGCGTGGATGCAGCCGATCTTCGACAACCTCACGTTGCTGTTGGGCAACCGCCTAAGTGAAAACGACAAGGGCGAGCCGAAGGCGACCGCGACGAACGTGGAAAAGAAGATCGCCGGCCTGATGGCCGAGGGGACGGTCGTGCTCGAACCCCTGACCTACATCCGCGGCCGATCCATCCCCCAGCAGTATCTGATCGTCGACGAAGCCCAGAACCTCACGCCCCACGAGGTCAAAACCATCGCCACCCGTGTCGGCGAGGGAACCAAGCTCATTCTCACCGGCGATGCCAGCCAGATCGACAATCCGTACCTCGACAGCTCCAGCAACGGCCTGAGCTACGTCGTCGAACGTCTCAAGAACAACGCCTTGGTCGGCCACGTGACCCTGGCCAAGGCCGAGCGCAGCGAACTGGCAAGCCTCGTGGCCGAGACGTTGTGATTACCGGCGGGCTCTCACCCGAAAATTTTACGACCTTTGGAGGTGTCCGATAATCCAAAGATTTTCTGGCCCCGGGGCAACTCCGATGACGCATGGCCTGCGGGGGCTGACATCTCGACAGCCCATCGAACGCGACTGTTTGAGTCGTAAAACCGCGAACCATGGGAGAAAAGATGTCTCTGAAAAACCGCCATGCGCAAGCATTGCGTCGTCGCTGGATCAGCCTTGCGGCTCTGTCCGCCCTTGCCACGATTACCGTTTCCGCTTATGGGCAAGTCATCACCTGGGACGGCTCCGAAGGGGATCAGGATTACAACAACGCCGACAACTGGGATCTGGGCGATGTTCCCAACACCGCGACCGAGTCGGCCGTGATCGGCGCGCCGGCCCCGACGGACTTCTCCGGTACCATTACGCTCGGTGGGCTGGACGTACTCGGGGCCGGCATTTTCAACATCAACGGCGGCTCCAACTTCAACCTCACCGACGTCTCGAGCATGAGCAACGCCGGCGTGATTAACGTCGCAACCAACACGGACTTCCGGCTCGGTCTCACCAGCACCAACAACGGCGAGATCAACCTGGACGGCTCCGGGGCCACCGCGAGTCTCGAACTGAGCACCAGCACCACGCTCAACGGCACCGGCTTCGTCTTCCTGAACGGCCCCAACGCCCAGATCGACGATGCCTCCACTGTGGTGAATGTGTTGACCAACGGCGTGGGGCACACGATCCGCGGTTCGGGCAACATCAGCGCCAACACGATCGACGTCGTCAACGATGGGATCATTCTTGCCGATCTCACCGGGCAGACGATGACGCTTGATCCGGCTTCCGGAGCGGGTGGCTTTACGAACAACGGCACGCTCCAGGCGATCAACGGCGGGACGTTGCTGTTCAATGCCGGTGGCTACATCAACACGACGAGCATCGAGGCGCTGGCCGACTCGACCGTCGAGATCGCATCGGGTGTCACGATCATTGGTGGCACGCTCGCCACCCCCGATGCGACCGGCTCGATTGAGGTGCTCGGCGGTGTCAACTCGTTTTTCACCGACGTCACCAACACCGGCCGTACCAATGTCGCGGGCAACACCGACTTCGGTGTGACCGGGACGTTTACCAACACAGGGGCCCTAAACCTCGACGGCACCGGCGTGGCGACGGATTTCGAGTTGCAGTCCGACGTGTTGCTTACCGGCGACGGGACGGTCACGCTCGTCGGGCCCAACGCCGGGATCAACGATGCCTCCACGACCCAGTTCGTCCTGATTCAAGCGGCCGGCCACACCATTCAGGGCGAGGGTGATCTCGGCGATAACACCATCAACGTCGTCAACAACAGCCTCATCGACGCGAACGCTGCCGCGGGCACACTCACGCTCGATCCGGCCGCTACGTTCGTCAACACCGACACGCTCCGTGCGTCCGACGGCGGCATCCTTGAGTTCGCGGCCGGCAGCTACGACAACACCGGCGGCACCATCGAGGCTCTCGAGGGCTCAATCGTCCAGTTGCTCAGCGGGGCCGACATCACGGCCGGCTTGATCGATACGCCCGACGCGACGGGTGCCGTCGCTGTCGTCGGAGGTGCGAATGTGTTCCTCGCCGACCTGACCACGTCGGCCCGGATCGAGGTCGCGGGCAACACCGACTTTGGCATCACTGGCACCATCATCAACAACGGTTCGATCAGCCTCGACGGGACCGGTGTGTCCACCGATGTGGAGCTCCAGACAAACGCCACGTTGGCGGGCAACGGGACACTCGTCATGGACGGCCCGAATGCCGGGATCAATGACGCCACCACGACGCAGCTGATCCTGACCAACGGCGTCGACCACTCGATCGTCGGTGAAGGAGACATTGGCGATAACACAATCAACGTGGTCAACAACGGAACCATTCTTGCCAACGTTGTCGGCGGAACGCTCTCGCTGGATCCTGCCGCTGGCGTCGATGGATTTGTGAACAACGGCACGCTTGATGCAATCGACGGCGGTAATCTGGCGCTTGCCGCCGGCGGTCACACCAACAGCACCACCATCAACGCGTTCGCCGATTCGAGTGTCACCTTGCTGAGCGGCGTCGATCTCACGGGCGGGACGTTGGACACGCCCGATGCGAC contains the following coding sequences:
- a CDS encoding PhoH family protein, whose translation is MEHADGAVKTFVLDTNVLLHNPEALFVFEDNTVVIPFVVLEELDTFKGNNDDLGRNARQAIRHLDEMRKSGPLAEGVRVERTGGVVQVMLNHVEPQHPALRLDSPDNRIINVAANLKVEGRTVVLVSKDINCRVKATALGLVAQDFQNQKVDFDHLYTGYRDLTVARQFIDQLFKNDDGVALPDGSTETPLNANEFVLLHNAEDEQHTALARFDGETQVLRPVRNKRSNIFGIAPRNLQQTMAFDLLMDDRVKLVTLLGNAGTGKTLLALAAGMDKTLNAGVYEKLLVARPIMPMGKDIGYLPGDKDEKLAAWMQPIFDNLTLLLGNRLSENDKGEPKATATNVEKKIAGLMAEGTVVLEPLTYIRGRSIPQQYLIVDEAQNLTPHEVKTIATRVGEGTKLILTGDASQIDNPYLDSSSNGLSYVVERLKNNALVGHVTLAKAERSELASLVAETL